The following are encoded together in the Deinococcus multiflagellatus genome:
- a CDS encoding DedA family protein has protein sequence MADWVQNLMDSMGYLGILLLMILENIFPPIPSELIMPSAGFAASRGDLSLPLVILVGTVGSVLGTLPLYYLGRAFGEEKLVKWADQYGKWLTLSGKDIRKADDWFDKHGTKAVLFGRLVPGIRSLLSLPAGMSEMPMAKFLIYSSIGSAVWASILAGAGYLLGENYDRVEQYVGPASKVILAVVVVAAIVWFVRRKKAQAQG, from the coding sequence ATGGCCGACTGGGTGCAAAACCTGATGGACAGCATGGGCTACCTGGGCATCCTGCTGCTGATGATCCTGGAAAACATCTTTCCGCCCATTCCCAGCGAGCTGATCATGCCCTCAGCCGGCTTCGCGGCGTCGCGCGGGGACCTGAGCCTGCCCCTGGTGATTCTGGTGGGCACGGTGGGCAGCGTGCTGGGCACCCTGCCGCTGTACTACCTGGGCCGGGCCTTTGGCGAGGAAAAACTGGTGAAGTGGGCCGACCAATACGGCAAGTGGCTCACCCTGAGCGGCAAGGACATCCGCAAGGCCGACGACTGGTTCGACAAGCACGGCACCAAGGCGGTGCTGTTCGGGCGCCTCGTGCCGGGCATCCGCAGCCTGCTGAGCCTGCCCGCCGGCATGAGCGAAATGCCCATGGCCAAGTTCCTGATTTACAGCTCCATCGGCTCGGCGGTGTGGGCGTCCATCCTGGCGGGCGCCGGCTACCTGCTGGGCGAAAACTACGACCGCGTGGAACAGTACGTGGGCCCCGCCAGCAAGGTCATCCTGGCCGTGGTGGTGGTGGCCGCCATCGTGTGGTTCGTGCGGCGCAAAAAGGCCCAGGCGCAGGGATAG
- a CDS encoding HAD-IA family hydrolase: MNALRAVIFDFDGTIFDTETPEFQHWQALYRRHGRELHLQDWQRGIGTWDAFDPWAGLPGHVQAQRETVHEELREAVHAALEDADVRPGVRAVLDEVRARGLALGLATSSDYAWVTRWLSQHGLLNHFSALATRDDVRRVKPDPELYLLAAQRLGLDPAACLAVEDSLNGATAAVAAGMGVVVVPNEVTRTQPFPPAWPQLHGYDGGLDALLQAAGRG; encoded by the coding sequence ATGAACGCCCTGCGCGCCGTGATCTTCGACTTCGACGGCACCATCTTCGACACCGAAACCCCCGAATTCCAGCACTGGCAGGCCCTGTACCGCCGCCACGGGCGCGAACTGCACCTGCAGGACTGGCAGCGCGGCATTGGCACCTGGGACGCCTTTGACCCCTGGGCCGGGTTGCCGGGGCATGTCCAGGCCCAGCGCGAGACGGTGCACGAAGAGCTGCGTGAAGCGGTGCATGCCGCCCTGGAAGACGCCGACGTGCGCCCCGGCGTGCGCGCCGTGCTGGACGAGGTGCGCGCCCGGGGGCTGGCGCTGGGGCTGGCCACCAGCAGCGACTACGCCTGGGTGACGCGCTGGCTCTCGCAACACGGCCTGCTGAACCACTTCAGTGCCTTGGCCACCCGCGACGACGTGCGCCGGGTCAAGCCGGACCCCGAACTGTACCTGCTGGCCGCGCAGAGGCTGGGCCTGGACCCTGCCGCCTGCCTCGCCGTGGAAGACAGCCTGAACGGGGCCACCGCCGCCGTGGCGGCCGGCATGGGCGTGGTGGTGGTGCCCAACGAGGTCACCCGTACCCAGCCCTTTCCCCCGGCGTGGCCCCAGTTGCACGGTTACGACGGCGGCCTGGACGCGCTGCTGCAGGCGGCGGGACGGGGCTGA